Proteins from a single region of Palaemon carinicauda isolate YSFRI2023 chromosome 1, ASM3689809v2, whole genome shotgun sequence:
- the LOC137617449 gene encoding zinc finger MYM-type protein 1-like — MSGKCNELTEPDQAAEMVNQATDPDKEKAEIVMDPSGEDKEMETQSDTPLSEAGVEGLPGANDIGLWPSIISEQIRMCLLFYVQTDKLRNKKKSESSLLSSTGFCDWKHSHERLRNHEQSAGHIEATVAFNMRLKAIGRVDIELTQQVEHLEQYWRSVLKQVITVIHFSAEWGLAFRGNNESVDSPRNGNFQGILELIAKYDDFLAQDIKTEANCGKGYTNYLSSTILEEAIRIIGEQLLREIISRVKKSKYYSISLDSTPDAAQVDQLTLVLRYMEKDRPVERFVTFMANKGHGAEDMFNALMEFLKTHNLALGNSRG, encoded by the exons ATGTCAGGAAAGTGTAACGAGCTTACAGAACCTGATCAAGCTGCGGAAATGGTTAACCAGGCCACTGATCCTGACAAGGAAAAGGCAGAAATAGTAATGGATCCATCTGGAGAAGATAAAGAAATGGAGACTCAAAGTGACACACCTCTTTCAGAAGCTGGAGTTGAAGGCCTACCAGGAGCCAATGACATTGGACTTTGGCCATCCATTATTTCGGAACAGATTC GGATGTGTTTACTGTTTTACGTGCAGACTGATAAGcttagaaacaaaaaaaaatctgagtCCTCTCTGCTCTCCTCCACTGGATTCTGTGATTGGAAACATTCACATGAACGTCTAAGAAATCATGAGCAGTCAGCAGGACATATAGAGGCTACAGTTGCTTTCAATATGAGGCTAAAAGCAATTGGGCGTGTGGATATAGAACTGACACAACAGGTTGAACACCTTGAACAGTATTGGAGATCAGTGTTGAAACAAGTAATTACTGTTATTCACTTCAGTGCTGAGTGGGGCTTAGCATTTCGTGGAAACAATGAGTCGGTTGATTCACCTAGAAATGGAAACTTTCAAGGTATTCTTGAACTTATTGCCAAGTATGATGACTTTCTCGCTCAGGATATCAAAACTGAAGCTAATTGTGGAAAGGGTTACACAAACTATTTGTCATCTACAATATTGGAAGAGGCTATCAGAATAATTGGTGAACAACTCCTCAGAGAAATTATTTCCAGAGTTAAGAAGTCAAAATACTACTCAATCTCTTTGGACTCTACACCTGATGCAGCCCAAGTTGATCAACTGACCCTTGTATTGAGGTACATGGAGAAAGATAGGCCTGTGGAACGCTTTGTAACCTTTATGGCAAACAAGGGGCATGGTGCTGAAGATATGTTCAATGCTTTAATGGAATTTCTAAAAACACATAACCTGGCCCTTGGAAACTCCCGTGGATAA